TTAATGGATGCCTTATTAGTAATAATTTTATTTGGAAATTATAAAAAAATATGTAGTATGAATCATATTAAAGGATAACGGAAGTAGGTCTTGCTCAAAGTGTAGTGGCTAAACTCCGTATAACAAAATGTTGCCGTTCGCCTTGGTTGGAGAGTCCTTTAGGGAGGATAAGCTAAACAGGAAGTAATGTTTCAAACTTAGAAAATCAAAAGATACCGCCAAGGCACATTCCTGAATCAAGCCCGTCGGGCTAAGATTCAGAAACGTCGGCAGTACGAAACGTTATACATAATTTCGAGAAAAATAGTGATTGCTTGAAATTCTTTGGATTTGGTTTTATTAAGACACAGTTTTTTAATTCTTTGATACGATAAAATTTGATTAGAACTTGGAGGGTAACTATACTTTACCCCTCCAATACTCAACTGGAGGAAAAAGAAGATGCATTTAAAAAATGATGGTTTGGTGGTAAGAAATGCTACTACAGATGACGCACAAATTCTTTGTGACTGGTGGAGCAATGGCAAGGTAATGGCTCATGCTGGGTTTCCGAATGGACTTCATACTGATATTGATGAGTTAATGGACATGTTGAAAAATGAAAAAGACACTGATAGTCGTTTAATAATTGAGGTAGATTCTAATCGTGTTGGAGAAATGTGTTACCGAATAAAAGATAATATTTCTGAAATAGGTATTAAAATATGTGATTTTTCCTATCAAGAAAAGGGTTATGGGACGAAAGCTATAAAAATGTTAATTAGATATTTGTTCGATGAAATGAAAGTTCAAAAAATTATTTTAGATACAAATCTTAATAACACAAGAGCACAACATGTTTATGAAAACATTGGTTTCATAAAGATAGCGGTGAAAATGAATTCGTGGAAAAACCAGCTTGGTGTTTTGCAATCTTCGGTAGATTATGAGTTAATGAAAGAACCCCCCCAATAAAAATTTATTAGCATAATGATCATAAAATTAAATTTAATGAATAATCTTCTTAAATTGTTCATGAATCGTAAATATAGGATATTTGAATAATTCTATTATACTTTCGCTCAAAGTGTATTGGCTAAAACTACGTATAACAAAAAACTCCCGTTCATTTTGGCATGAAAAGACTGCCAAAACACATTCTTTCACCAAGCGCGGTCACGCTAGGCTCAAGAATGTCGGGAGTTAGCAACGTTATCGGAAAGGATATGTTCATGATAGTTTTGTTCCGTTACGACAACGCGGATAGTTGAACATTTGTAAAAAAATGTGCAATAAAAATTATTTATTTCGAGAAAATAGAAATTTGAGATTATCATAATTAAAATTATAATTGATATGCTTACATTAGCGATGAGTATTGACTTTTTGTTATGTTTTTACCTGAAAATTCACATCAAGACATGAAGTAGGCACCTCTTATATTTGTGATATTGAAAAGAGTAGGTCAAAAATGATGTGTAACTGTAATTAAAAGGAGGACAAGAATGAAGAAAAGAGAAATTTTTATGTTATCAGCATTAACATTTTCTATGGGCATAGTTTTTGGATTTTTGCTTTCACCTGTGAAGCAAGGTATAGGTAATAACTCTGGTAATAGCTTAAATAATTATTATGATAAAAAGCAATCAATAGGTGATGAATCTAAAAGAAATAGCTCAATAGAAAGCATGAGTAGCCTAAATTTAAAGTGAAGTGGTGAGTGTTAATTTTAAGTAATATTTTATTTTAGAGGAATTCAGTTCACATTCCTTTAAAAGTGCGTTGGAAGGATTATTTGTATAATGAGAAGGAGTCAACGATGATTATTTTAATTGGTGGAGTTAGTTGTACTGGAAAAACAGTAATGGCTCAGAAATTACTTGAAAAGTATAAGATACCGTATTTGTCGATAGACCATGTAAAAATGGGCTTGATTCGTGGAAATAAATATTGTGATTTTTCTGCAACTGACAGTGAAGATGAGCTTACAAGTAAACTGTGGCCACTTGTAAAGGGCATTATAATGACCAATATTGAGAATGGGCAACACATCATTATTGAAGGCTGCTATTTACCGCCAGAACATCTTTCGAATTTTGAACCTGAGTATTTAAAACAGATTATTGCTCTATACATAGGCTTTTCAAAGAATTATCTTGAGAAGCATTTTATTTCAGGAATTATTGAGCATAGAAGTGAGATAGAACAAAAAGACTGTGATGATTATATGAACCGAGATAATTTTATTAAGCTGCATACGCAGCTCAAAGAACTCTGTAGGAAGCATAATGTGAAGTTTTTTGAAATCAATGATGATTATGAAGGAGAAATGAACAACGTATATAAGTGGATTGATGAACAGGTAAAATCAAAACAGCGGTTATAATATAACTAATTAAGGAGGAATTAATTATGATTAACCTTGTAAAGGCTGAAGTTGTAGATTCAAAAATTATAACTGAAATTAAGAAGTTAGCATATAATGATGAAACACGTAGATTTGGACCTGGAAGGGATGGGGGGCCACCTGGATATGAATCAGAAGAAGAAACACAATATCTGATTAAAAATCATTTATTTTATAAGATTATGCTTGATAATAAGATAATTGGTTTCTTTTGGTTGCATGGGGATGATTCTAAATTTTATGAATTAGAGGACTTATGTATTCACCCTGAATATCACAATAAGGGTTTTGGTTTCAAGTCCATGAAGTTAATGGAAGAATTACATCCACATATTAAAAAATGGGTGTTAGGAACGCCTTATTACAGTGTAAGGAATCAACATCTGTATGAAAAAATTGGTTATAAAAAGACTGGACAAACTGAAGATGACTTCTTGTTTCTTTATGAAAAATTAATTGATTAAGCTATCTGTTGAGACGCTTTTTTTCTTTTAGTACGTAATAAATCTAATGATAGCTAGAGTAGGTATTACTCAAAGTGTAGTGGCTAAAACTCCTATAACAAATTGTTGCCGTCCGCCTTGGCTGGTGGACTATTTTTATATATCAATGTGTAAATTTATTACTTATAATCTATATATAGGTTGACAGCTAGCCTATCGCCAATGCACATTCCTTCGCCAATCCCGGCGGGCTAAGGTTCAGGAACGTTATACGAAATTTTAAAGTAAAAGAGTTCTTGTTTACATATTAATAGATTTAATTTTATTGTTATATAATTGCAAAATATTGTTACATAGATATAAATGAAAATTATTTTTAGGGAGTGAAATAACAATGAATGTATGTGTCTTAATGGGAAGTATGAGAAAAGGTGGTAATACCGAAATGCTAATGCGACCATTTGTAGAACAACTAAAATCCAAAGATTTAGAAGTTCAGTACATATGGTTATGCGATAAACATATTGAGCCTTGTAAGAGTTGTTTTGTTTGTCAAAACACTGACGATAAACCAGGTTGTTCAATTAAAGATGAAATGGAACAAATATATAAATCAGTTTTGGAAGCCGACTGCATAGTTTTTGCTACTTCAATTTACTCTTGGTTCTGTACAGCACCAATGAAAGTAGTTATGGACAGACTTTTTTGTATGAATAAATTCTATGGAAATACAAAAAAGCATTATGGTTTATGGGAAAATAAAAAGTGTGCAATTATAACTACTTGTGGTTATGAAATAAAAAGTGGTGCAGATTTGTTTGAAGAAGCATTAAAGCGGCTTTCAATACATTCACATCTTGATTATATAGGAATGTTAGCAGTTAGAGATATTAATGGAATTATTGATTTCCAGACCGAAGAAGTCATTGATAATGCTAAAAATTTTGCATTGAAAATTTACAATGAATGCAAATAATATAAACACTTCATTTATGTGTCTTAAATTTCTTTTAGTACGAACTAATTTTAAGGAGAACTGTAGTAGGCTTTGTTTAAGGTGTAGTGCCCAAAACTCCGCATAACAAGACCTTGCCGGTTCCGCTAACTCTCCACCCAAATGCCCCAGCTAACCGAGTCGTGGCCATATAATTCGACTTATGAGCTAAGTAGGAATTATATGACCACTGTAACGCTTGGGCACTTCGGCAAGGCAGACGTTAGCTGAAATCCTTTCGAAGTGAGTGCTAATTCAAAGTGATTGTTTGAAAAAGTTTGGTTCACATTCGTAGATTAAGACAAATAAAGATAAAAATATTTTTTATAGGGGGAAAGTTAAATGATACGAGACTATAAACTTGAAGACAAAGATGAATTTATAAAAATAATTAGGCATGGAATTGTAATTGATGAGCAAGATATTTTCGAATATTTTACTGACGACGATATCAAAATAATTGTATATGACGATAGTGAAGAAGGGATACAAGGATTTAGCTGTGTCAAACTATGGAATGGTACTGAAAAGAAAGCGGATGTGCTATTATATGTAGTTCCTGATGCAAGGAGAAAAGGAATTGGAACTTTGCTGTATAATCAAATAATTAAGCAGAAATATGGAGTCAAACTCACTTTTATAAAAACACGATTTAGAGTTGATAAAGATGATGCTACATTCTTTTATAAAGGGTTAGGTTATAAAAAGTGGTATGGAATGCATGATTTATACTATAATGGGTCAGTACAACCTAAGTCGGATCTACAATTTATAGCATATGAGGATAAATATTTTGAACAATATGCAGAAGGGTTAAGAAAATGCTTTTATGAAATGAGAAAAGTGCATGATTTCCAACCTCATTTATGCTGTGAATTAAACGATGAAAAAAGAGAAGAAATTTTAAAAAACAAGGAGCAGATATTCCTCTTAATAAATAATGAAACGCTTATAGCATCTGCAATAGTTAATAATAATGGTTTCTTAGATGATATATTTGTTATTCCATCCTATCAAGGTAAAGGGTATGGGAGGTTAATAACACAATTTGCTATCAATAAGGCAATAAGCAAAGGTATTAATAAAATTGAAACTAGCGTAGTAGAATGGAACGCAAGAGCATTCAAATTATATCAAAGTCTTGGATTTAATAAAATACAAACTACTCATTACTATCAATTGGTTAAAGATGAAATTTAGCTTTGAGTTATTTTAGCAAAATATTTACTAATTTATGATGTTATTTTGTATCATTTTATAATTCACATTTTTCTTTAATTATGAAACACGAAGAGATTAGAGGAAGTAGCAAGTACGAAAGAACACGCTAGCCCTGAAGCATCACATAACAAAATGTTGAAGAAATATTAATAAAAGGGGAAATACAAACATGAAAAATTGTTGGGAACAAAGTATGCCAACTATAAAAGAAGCTAAACATTTATTAGATGAAGCAAAAATTTTATTTCCAGGTCCGTGGATAGAACATTCAATTAATGTAGGAAAAGCAGCAGAACTAATAGCAAGAAGTTGTAAGGATCTAAATCCAGATATTGCATTAGTATTAGGTATGTTACATGATATAGGAAATAGGTACGGTAATACATATATGAAACATATTTTGCTTGGCCATAATTTTGCCATGGAAAAGGGATATGCTAAAGTAGCAAAGGTTTGCTTAACTCATTCATTTAATTGTCATGATATAAGAGCTACATTTGGAAAATGGGATTATTTTAGTAAAGATGAATATGATTTTGTTAAAAATTATATCCAATCTGTGGAATATGATGATTACGATAAGTTGATACAATTATGCGATGCATTAGCACTACCTAGTGGCATTTGTTTAATGGAAAAGAGAATGATTGATGTAGCATTAAGGCATGGATTACATGAACATACTATCGATCAATGGAAAGCTACATTTGAAACTAAATCATATTTTGAAAAAAAGATAGGCAGACCAATATATAGTATATTGCCAGGTGTTGTAGAGAATACTTTTACACTGTAAAATGTGTTTTTGTAATAAAATGTTGGTCTTTGAAATAAGAGGAACTTGGCTTGAGGTAAATCAAGGTTTGACAGAAATGGAACAGCACATAACAAAAAAACTCCCGTTCGTTTTGGCATGAAAAGACTGCCAAAACACATTCTTTTGCCAATCGCAATCGCGCTAGGGCTCAAGAACGTCGGGAGGTATCAACGTTAAGTGAAAGTGGTAATTAAAAGTTAATTGCCTTATTTGATTCGTAGCAGTTAATCATATCGTAAAGCATAGAAACTGGAGGTTTTATCATGGAAGATCTTTTCAAAAATCAAGATGTAATGTCAAAAATAAATTTACCTAAAGGAATTTTTATCAGGCAGTTCGTTGAAACTGATTTTATTGTTGTCCAAAAATTATATGAAGATGAGGGATGGCTGACTGCAATAACAAAACCTGAAGAGTCCCTAAGGGCATGGAAGAACTCATCTATATCACTTGTTGCAGTTGATGAAAGTAAAATAATTGTTGGTTTAATTCGCGCTTTAACAGATTGTGAAATTACAACTTATATTGCAGAACTTCTAGTTAATAAAAATTATAGGGGGAAAGGTTTAGGTAAATCATTGATAGATGCCTGTCACCATCTATATCCTCATGCAAGACTTGATTTACTTTCAACTGAATCCGCTGATGAATTTTATAATCGGAATAAATTTAAAAAGATTAACGGATTTAGAAAGAGTTATTATTAAACGAAATAATTTGCAATTTCAAGCTAATAGAAAGTAATATTAATCCAACAAATCCAAATCCACATCCAAAATCAATGATATCTACTGGTTTCCTAATTTTCCAAACTTTTTTGAAGTTAAAACTATCTATGCTTCTTTGCATCTCAAGTACAAAACTTTATGTGAAATTTTAAGTCTATGAAAGATTATCTTACTCAAGTAATATTTGGGGTCAATTCTAAAAAAAATGAGTCATACTAATAATTTATCGTTGAAATATTTAGAATAGTTGAATAGAGGTGTCTGTATGAAAAAGTTAATTATTCTTAATGGAACAATGGGTGTAGGTAAAAGTACCGTGTGCAACATGTTATTGGACATACTGAATCCAAGCGTTTATCTAGATGGTGATTGGTGTTGGAATATGAATCCATTTGTAGTTTCAGAAGAAAACAAAAAAATGGTCATAAATAATATTACACATCTATTAAAGTCATATTTGGATAATTCGAGTTACGAGTATATTATATTTTGCTGGGTAATACACCAGGAATATATATTTAAACAGATTTTGGAACCATTAAAAGATTATGATTTTGACCTTTATAAAATTTCTTTAACTTGCTCCGAAACAGCTCTTAAAAATAAATTGAGAATTGATGTGCAAAATGGTATTAGAAAAATAGATGTAATTGATAGAAGTTTACAAAGACTATGCCTATATAACAATATGGATACAGTCAAAATTGATGTAA
This DNA window, taken from Clostridium estertheticum, encodes the following:
- a CDS encoding flavodoxin family protein gives rise to the protein MNVCVLMGSMRKGGNTEMLMRPFVEQLKSKDLEVQYIWLCDKHIEPCKSCFVCQNTDDKPGCSIKDEMEQIYKSVLEADCIVFATSIYSWFCTAPMKVVMDRLFCMNKFYGNTKKHYGLWENKKCAIITTCGYEIKSGADLFEEALKRLSIHSHLDYIGMLAVRDINGIIDFQTEEVIDNAKNFALKIYNECK
- a CDS encoding AAA family ATPase yields the protein MKKLIILNGTMGVGKSTVCNMLLDILNPSVYLDGDWCWNMNPFVVSEENKKMVINNITHLLKSYLDNSSYEYIIFCWVIHQEYIFKQILEPLKDYDFDLYKISLTCSETALKNKLRIDVQNGIRKIDVIDRSLQRLCLYNNMDTVKIDVSEIDPKQTAIEIVKLIEKGAIK
- a CDS encoding GNAT family N-acetyltransferase, with the protein product MEDLFKNQDVMSKINLPKGIFIRQFVETDFIVVQKLYEDEGWLTAITKPEESLRAWKNSSISLVAVDESKIIVGLIRALTDCEITTYIAELLVNKNYRGKGLGKSLIDACHHLYPHARLDLLSTESADEFYNRNKFKKINGFRKSYY
- a CDS encoding GNAT family N-acetyltransferase, giving the protein MHLKNDGLVVRNATTDDAQILCDWWSNGKVMAHAGFPNGLHTDIDELMDMLKNEKDTDSRLIIEVDSNRVGEMCYRIKDNISEIGIKICDFSYQEKGYGTKAIKMLIRYLFDEMKVQKIILDTNLNNTRAQHVYENIGFIKIAVKMNSWKNQLGVLQSSVDYELMKEPPQ
- a CDS encoding GNAT family N-acetyltransferase, with product MINLVKAEVVDSKIITEIKKLAYNDETRRFGPGRDGGPPGYESEEETQYLIKNHLFYKIMLDNKIIGFFWLHGDDSKFYELEDLCIHPEYHNKGFGFKSMKLMEELHPHIKKWVLGTPYYSVRNQHLYEKIGYKKTGQTEDDFLFLYEKLID
- a CDS encoding 2-phosphoglycerate kinase is translated as MIILIGGVSCTGKTVMAQKLLEKYKIPYLSIDHVKMGLIRGNKYCDFSATDSEDELTSKLWPLVKGIIMTNIENGQHIIIEGCYLPPEHLSNFEPEYLKQIIALYIGFSKNYLEKHFISGIIEHRSEIEQKDCDDYMNRDNFIKLHTQLKELCRKHNVKFFEINDDYEGEMNNVYKWIDEQVKSKQRL
- a CDS encoding GNAT family N-acetyltransferase produces the protein MIRDYKLEDKDEFIKIIRHGIVIDEQDIFEYFTDDDIKIIVYDDSEEGIQGFSCVKLWNGTEKKADVLLYVVPDARRKGIGTLLYNQIIKQKYGVKLTFIKTRFRVDKDDATFFYKGLGYKKWYGMHDLYYNGSVQPKSDLQFIAYEDKYFEQYAEGLRKCFYEMRKVHDFQPHLCCELNDEKREEILKNKEQIFLLINNETLIASAIVNNNGFLDDIFVIPSYQGKGYGRLITQFAINKAISKGINKIETSVVEWNARAFKLYQSLGFNKIQTTHYYQLVKDEI
- a CDS encoding HD domain-containing protein, translating into MKNCWEQSMPTIKEAKHLLDEAKILFPGPWIEHSINVGKAAELIARSCKDLNPDIALVLGMLHDIGNRYGNTYMKHILLGHNFAMEKGYAKVAKVCLTHSFNCHDIRATFGKWDYFSKDEYDFVKNYIQSVEYDDYDKLIQLCDALALPSGICLMEKRMIDVALRHGLHEHTIDQWKATFETKSYFEKKIGRPIYSILPGVVENTFTL